In the genome of Acetonema longum DSM 6540, the window TCCTACCAAACGGGGCTTATTTCCCCGGTTTTACGGTGTTTTTAATCACGAGGAAACTACCTTTGGGGCCAGGGACAGCGCCTTTGATCAACAGCAGGTTGCGATCTGCATCCACCCGTGCCACCGTGAGCCGCTGTACAGTCACCTTGTGACCGCCCATACGTCCGGGCAATTTTTTCCCCTTGAATACTTTGCCGCCGCCGCCGCTCATCCGAGGGCCCATCGATCCTGGCTCGCGATGAGATTTGGAACCGTGGCCCATAGGTCCGCGTCTGAAGTTATGACGTTTAATGCCGCCGGCAAATCCTTTGCCTTTACCGGTGCCAGTCACATCTACCAGGTCACCCTGAGCAAAAACATCCACTTTAACGGAATCACCGACAGTGTATTCCGGCGCATCTGCCAGACGAAATTCGCGAATAAACTTGACCGGTTTAACGCCAGCCTTAGCAAAATGCCCTTTCATGGGTTTCGTAACGTGTTTATCTTTAACAGTGCCGAACCCTAACTGCACTGCGTTATAACCATCACTCTCAACCGTTTTGGTCTGCAGTACGACGCTGGGGTTAGCCTCAATTACAGTGACAGGAAGCACGGAACCTTCCGGTGTGAAAATTTGCGTCATACCCAGCTTTTTTCCTAAAATACCTTTAGCCATTCTAGCCACCTCCTCTACAGCTTGATTTCAATATCCACGCCAGCCGGCAGATCCAGACGCATCAGAGCATCTACGGTTTTCGGCGTCGGCTCGATGATGTC includes:
- the rplC gene encoding 50S ribosomal protein L3, translating into MAKGILGKKLGMTQIFTPEGSVLPVTVIEANPSVVLQTKTVESDGYNAVQLGFGTVKDKHVTKPMKGHFAKAGVKPVKFIREFRLADAPEYTVGDSVKVDVFAQGDLVDVTGTGKGKGFAGGIKRHNFRRGPMGHGSKSHREPGSMGPRMSGGGGKVFKGKKLPGRMGGHKVTVQRLTVARVDADRNLLLIKGAVPGPKGSFLVIKNTVKPGK